Part of the Labilibaculum antarcticum genome, ATTTAATTGTTTCATATTTCCGCGTCGCTCCTTTAGAATCAGTTATATTTGAAATCTCAAGTTGATAATCACCCGTTTTAAGATCATTATTCAATACCAATAATAAATTACTATCTGCATTGCCAGCTAACACATCAAATTCACAAGACTCTCCTCCCTCTATTCCCAATTTAAAGTTTTCAATTTTGGAAGATGCCAAAAGATCCAAATCTTCGGAATATTCCAAAAGCAACGAGTCTTGTCCAACAATCTCATAAGATTTTAAAAATGGAGCCGTGTTAATGGATTCTATTTCTAAATTATCAAACCAAAGATTTCCGGCTCTTGAAGCTGTTTCGAAAGTAAACTCCAAACCAGAAAACCATTCCTCTGCATCTAAACTCACTTCAGACTCAATCGCTCCTGCAGTAATCCAATTCTCTTTATTTCCCAATCGGTTATATTCCATTTCCCACACGCCATTCGGATTATAAGTTAATTGAATTGCTACCGCTTCATTTTCATTCCAGTTGAATCCTGATTCCAATAAAACATTCAAATTCTGATCTTTATCCAAACTCCACAAACTCAAAATATCACTTGATCCACTTTGATTTACTCCAACAGAATATTTGGTAACCGCCACATTCGGATCAGAATTATCCATTAATAAATGAAAGACAAATTTATTTCCCGAAGATGGATCCCAATCGCCATTTCTAATTATAAAACTCCAATTAATTGCACTCGATTTTGGATCGAATCCCAATAAATCTTTAGAAATATAACTTTCTCCAAACTCAGCTGATAAGTTGTGTTTCAATGAATATCCACCAGCAATTGGAAGGTATGAAGAAGCAATCCAGTCTCCACTATTTATCCATTTTTCAAGACTTTTTGATTCGAAATTTTCATCAATATCTAATTCATCTTTTCCCAAAAGAATATTGATTGAATCAGATTTAAGATTCGATTCAACCTTCAAACCAAAATCTTCTGTTCCATTGTATTGAATAGAATCAAAATCAACGCCTCCATTTTTAAATTGGAGATTATTTCCTGCAACAATTAATTCCCCATCCCCTTCAAGCAAACTGAGTTGAACTGCTCCAATTACGTCTTTATCGACGTTATCAAAATTATCACATGCAGTAATTTTCAAAGAGAATTTCTCATTTGAATCATTAATCCCAAAAGGGTACGAAGAAAAAGAGAGTTTACTTGCTTCTGTATTAATGAAATGAATATTGGATCGAATATCTTCAGATAACAACTCCTCTATATTGGAACCACTTTCCAAACATTTCCACTGATGATACTTTGGTATTTCAACCTGAATATTTGCATTATCCGGAAGCTGACCTTTCCGAAAAAAGATAGCCAGAGATAAGCTTATTTCTGAATTGTTAGAAAGCTCCAATACTCCTTTAGATGAATTAAACTCAATTTCGCCGTCACTAATATCAGATGTTGTAGCTATAACTTCAGCATTTAAAAGTAAGACTGCCCCTGAAATATGTTTTGACCATGAAAATGAATGCTCAGGATATGCATTATAAAATTTCAAATTTGAAATCGTTGTTGGCAACTGATCGTGAGTTGCAACATCTGATATTTTAAAATTAAGAATAGATATGGCTTCATCTTGAGTTATTGCCAAAGAACTAAGAGGTTTCGCTAATACAGGACTATCCAAGCCGATTACAGAGGTTTTATCAACACCGGATATATAATCACTCAATATCGTTGGGAAATGATCGCATTCGGCCTGAATTGTGAAATTTTCCGCTTCACTATAAATTAAATCCTCCCATCGAAAATATCCATCCGCACTTGTAAGTTTTAAATTTTCTGATGAAAGTTCACCATTCCCAGAAGCCAGAGAAAGTTCTATGTCAAACTCAGAGTTTGTATCAATGTTTCCCAAACTATCAGCAAGCTGAACAACGATTGTGAATTGTTCCTGATAATTTACTGATTCAGGAATAGTTTGAAATAGCATTTCCTTTGCCTTTACTTCCAGAATAAACTCTGGACCTGTCAAATTACCAGTAAATTTAGAACTCAAACCACTGCCGCTTTCGGAAATTAACCAGCTTGGATGCAAAGAGTCTATTTCCATTTGAAATAATTCTTCATCAATAGTCTTTCCCTCTTTTAAAAAAGCCAGAACAGAATACACAACAGTACCTTCATCCGGAATTTCTCTGTTAAGCTCAGATTCAAAGAATTGAATATCCAATTGATCATCATCAATGGAAGTCTCAATATCTATTACCTTTCCATCAACTTTTAATATGAACTTTTCAATGGTTTTTTCCCAATTCACTTGATTTTTCTTCGAACCAACCAATTTAATCTGTTCCAAGAGCGTTGAAGAATCATCATTCCCCGAATCCGTCACCGAAAATCTAAAGACTTCAAAAGCATCTGTTTCCTTAATCAAAAGAGAAGATATGATTGAATCAGAGAAATATGAATCATCAACATTTACAGATGATTCATGTGTATTCTCAATCAATATATTGCTAGAAACCGTTTTGGGCAACACATCGTTAGTTACGGCCAATTTAATGAACCCCGGAATAGAATATTTCAATGAATCAAAGCGAGTTTCCCCCTTTTCAAATAAATCCTGAAATCCGTTAACTGACTCCAACTCGGCCGATCCATCTTCCAACAACAAACTAACCGATTGATTTGCATCTAAATCCTTATTATTAAAGTCATCCACGGCATTAATCAAAACAGAAAAATACTGATTCCGAATAAGAGAATCGGGACACTCAGAGAATATCATTCGCGTAGCCTCAACATCAATTCGATGAGTTGCAGAAGAAAGCATTTCATTTGCTAAATTAAAACCAGATCCCGAGCTATAAGTGATAAATCCTCGGGCTGATTCTTTACAATGAAATTGAAATGTTTCCCCATCTGTTAAAGGATGATCGGAATTTAAATAACAACGCAATTCAAATTCGATCTTTTCTGTATCTGGAATGGTAATTTGATTTTCTGCAAAATCCATGACAATAGAATCCTCTTCAATAAAAATGCTTTCCGGAATTATTTCTTCATCATTTGAATATAAAGACAAGCCCCCAAAACAATCTTTCCAATTCATTCCATTGTCAGGAATAGAATTATAGAAAGTCATTTTCGCAAGTTTAGTTGGTAAGCCATCTGTTGCTTCCACTGTTTCATCAATAATAAATCGGAAACACGGCAAAGCCAGTTCTTTATAAGTATTATTATTTGTGTTGAACTGAACCGATTCAACGAAATTATCAGAAGCCAGAATTTGAGTTAGATTATCACTTTCTGGTACAATTGCAGTTCCGTTTACTACAACATTATCAAAATAGACCAAATCGCCTGCATTTGGATTATTCAACCGGACAATTATTTCCAAACTGGATCCGTTTAAACCAGATTGAGTTGCATTTACACTCCCCCAATTACCAATATTCTGACCATTCAATTCAAAAATAATCTCCTCTGAGCCATCAATTACATAGTATGCTTTTGCATATTTACTTGAATTTGTAGAACTTCCCGTTTCTGCTAATAACATAGAAATTGAAATCTCTGTGTAGCCAGAAATGTCAACCAACTTACTCCTCCAAACCGCTTCTCCATCACAATCCTTGGCTTCAAACCTCCCACCACCCGTTCCTACAACCATCACGTAATCGTCGTCATCAGAGAGAGTGCAGTTAGAAACATCCAAAGACCAATCAGTAATTCCTACTATATCTGAAGAACTACTCCAATAACCTTTTCCAATATCATTGGCAAAATTTATTTCCCAGATATCATCAGCGTACAAACAATTACTGTTCAATAGAAACAGCAATGAAAACAATTTAAGGCAAAGAGTTTTTTTCATGGAAAATTCCTTTTAAATTTGAGTTGCTTTTTGAATTAGAAGCTAATTTAACTATAATCAAATTTATAATCAATTATTTAAATCGAATTATGTTATGAGAATTGCAGTTGTTGGCGCCACAGGTCTGGTTGGTCAGAAAATACTGGAAGTTCTGGAAGAAAGAAATTTTCAGATTAGTGAATTATATCCTGTAGCCAGTGAAAAATCTGTAGGAAAGGAAGTTGTATTTAATGGAAAAAAATACAAAGTAATCAGTATGGCAAGTGCAATTGAATTAAAACCACAAATTGCAATCTTTTCAGCTGGTGGGGACACCTCTTTAAAATGGGCTCCTGAATTCGCAAAAGTAGGTACGACTGTTGTTGATAACTCGTCGGCATGGCGAATGGATAAGAATAAAAAATTAGTTGTTCCGGAAATCAATGCTGTCGATTTAACCACAGAAGACAAAATTATTGCAAATCCAAATTGCTCAACCATACAGTTGGTTGTTGCTCTTGCACCTTTGCATAAGCGATACAAAATGGAACGCTTAGTTATCTCAACTTATCAATCAATTACCGGAACTGGTGTTAAAGCCGTTACGCAGTTTGAAAATGAGAGAAATGGTATTCAAGGCGAAATGGCATATCCATACGAAATCGACAAGAATTGTATTCCTCATTGTGATGTATTCACTGAAAATGGCTACACCAAAGAAGAGATGAAACTGGCTAATGAAACCAAGAAAATCTTAAAAGATGATAGCATCAGAGTAACTGCTACTGCGGTACGAGTACCTGTAGTTGGCGGACATTCTGAATCGGTAAATATCGAATTTGCAAATGATTTTGATTTGGATGAAGTCCGAAAAATTCTTTCGGAAACCGATGGCGTAATTGTTCAAGATAATTTGGACAATAACGAATATCCAATGGCAAAATACGCACATGGAAAAGATGAAGTTTTTGTTGGCAGAATTCGTAGAGATTTCTCAAATCCAAACACTTTAAACCTCTGGATTGTCTCAGACAATCTTAGAAAAGGAGCAGCTACAAATGCGGTTCAAATCGCAGAGTTCCTTGGGAAAAACAATCTTGTATAACACTATAAATAAGGCCAATGAAAACAATTTCATTGGCCTTTGTATTATTTGCGAATAGCACTAACTTCACACGTACGAAACCCATTCGTACACTAACTAAAAACTAGTTATATTCCCTAAGGATTAATCCATCAAATTAGAATAATCCTGATATAAAAAACTATTATACGGAAATCGAGCTGAATGAATTTCCTTTACTACATCATAAACTACCTCGCGAAATTCCTCAATATTTTGCTTATGAATTGCCGAAATGAACAAACAAGGAGTATCTCCTTTTGCAATCCACATCTGCTTTAATTCCTCTAAACTATAATTCTCTTTGGTTTTCGGTAAAAGATCGTCCTCATCTTTTTTCACGTAAGTGAAAGCATCAATTTTATTAAAAACTAAGAATGTTGGTTTTTCACGCTTATCTATTTCGAGCATTGTTTCATTAACAACCTTAATTTGATCTTCGAAATTAGGGTGAGAAATATCAACGACATGTAAAATTACATCTGCTTCACGAACCTCATCCAAGGTTGATTTAAATGATTCGACCAAATTATGAGGCAATTTTCTTATGAATCCAACAGTATCGGCCAATAAAAATGGCACATTCTGAATAACTACTTTACGAACAGTAGTATCTAATGTTGCAAAAAGCTTATTCTCAGCAAACACTTCAGATTTACTAATCATGTTCATTAAAGTCGACTTGCCCACGTTGGTGTAACCAACCAAAGCAACACGAACCATTTTCCCGCGATTTTTACGCTGAGTTGCTTTTTGCTTATCAATTTTTATTAAATCTTCCTTAAGCTTGGATATTTTATCAAGAATTATTCTTCGGTCAGTCTCAATCTGTGTTTCTCCAGGACCACGCATACCTATTCCCCCACGCTGACGCTCAAGGTGAGTCCACATTCTTGTTAATCGTGGAAGTAAATATTGATACTGAGCCAACTCCACTTGAGTCTTAGCATTTGCTGTTTGAGCACGACTGGCAAATATATCGAGAATCAAATTTGTTCTGTCCAAAATTTTACGTTCCAATGCGCGCTCGATATTCCTTAGCTGTGACGGTGAAAGTTCATCATCGAATATTACCAATTTAATGTCCTTATTCTTTTCCAGATAATCAAGAATTTCCTCAAGTTTACCCGTTCCAACAAATGTTTTTGGATGAGGATAATCCATTTTTTGAGTGAAACGCTTAACCGTTTCTGCCCCAGCAGTTAAGGCTAGGAAATCCAGTTCGTCAAGATACTCCTTAACCAAACCTTCTGTCATATTTTTTGATTTGTCAATAACACCAATCAAAATCGCTTTTTCTACTTCTTTATCTAATATCAGCTTCTCTCCCATTTAATCAATTTGCAAAAAACAAAGGCTTAATTGCCTTTGCATAAAACTCTTTCCTAATTTAAAGACAGACAGCAAAGCCTATCTAAAAACAAATACAATTAACAAAGTACGGAAATTATTGGGCAAAAATAAACAATATTCAACAAAGCATCTGCGATTAAGGCATAAAAAAAGAGGCTCTGAAAAATCAGAGCCTCAAATATCTAGAATAACGATAGATTCAGTTTATTGCAATTGGAAGTTAATAGGTACAGTATAAGATACTTTTACCGCTTTACCTCGCTGCTTACCTGGCTTCCATTTAGGCATTTCACCAATTACGCGAATAGCTTCCTTGTCCAATGATGGATCAACTCCACGTACTACACGAATCTGCTCAACCTGCCCAACTTTGTTTACAACGAAAGTAACAAAAACACGACCGGTAATACCATTTTCCTGTGCAATTACAGGATATTTAACAGATTTAGCAATCCATTTCTGTAATTCCAAAGTTCCTCCTGGAAATTCAGGCATATCTTCTACAATCACAAAAACCTGAGCTTCATCTTCTTCTTCTTCTTCGGCTACAACCTGAATTTCAACTTCAGTATCCATGTCAGCGTCAGAATCTTCAATCTCTAGTTCATCCTCAATCTCCTCTTCATTGTCAACGATGTTCAAAACATCAGCAATTTTAGGAGCTGGTGGTGGTGGTGGTGGTGGCTTAACAGGTTCTTGTCTAGTAACAGGAATCATTTCCTCCTCTGCCTCCATCTCTTGTTGATCTTGCAGGCCAGTAGCTTCGCTAGAATCTACAGTCCATTCAAATGCAAGAAGTACAAAGGCAAGAGTAAGAGCCAGACCAATCTCAAGAAAAAGACCTCTCTTATTTTCAAGATCTGCTTTTGGTGACTTCTTAACTTCCATAATCTTCTTTTTATTTTCTTTTAATTTCAGCGCTTAAAACTAGGTAATTCAATTTTATAATCAAAATCCTTTTCAATTAGAAAACGATTTCGAGCCATAAAGATATAAAAAATAAAAGCAAACCGATTTTCCGAAGCAATAAATTTGATTCTCAGTCAGTAAACGATTGAGAAATCACATTTAAGATAGGAAGTTTGCAGTAATTTAAAGTAGGATAAAACCTCTGTGTATAAATGAACTATAAACTTAGTCGGTTTTTTCTTTATAGCCAATCTAAATTATAAATATCAAAAAAGTAGAGTGAAGAATCTATTGTGTTCGGACTCATCCTACCTATACACACACTATACATTGCTACCAATCAATTGTCTATTGACAAACAATTTTCGAACTAAAATAGATTCTTCACTCTTTTATCTTTACGTATACAATTTAAAAATGTTTGACTTTTGGAAAAAATCATCTTACATATGTTTTGAGATGTGTAATTTTCATCTATATTTGCAATCGAATTGAGATTTAGCTCATCCCGATACCTATCGGGAGCCAAGAGCATTAAACATTCTCTTTTTAATCAAAGTTGGGGGATTAGCTCAGTTGGCTAGAGCGTTTGACTGGCAGTCAAAAGGTCATCGGTTCGATTCCGATATTCTCCACATTAAAGATAAGGCGTTTAGGGGCTTCCACCCTTGGCGCTTTTTTTTTGCACTGTTTTGTCCTACTATGACGTTACACAAAAAGAAACACTATGGGAAAGACTCAAAAAAATCACGAATACGTAAGAATACGACTCTTTCGTGACTTCAAATTGCAATTCATTTATTTCTATTTTTCATTCAATTTTATACCTTACCGGATATAAAAAGAAGCTTCGGTACTCTACAATGCCCTTTCGGGTATAAATACCATCTCAAATATGGTATCCGAACATGAATCTCCGCCAGTCAGTAGAACTTGATTAGGAGAGTTACTCAGGAATTTAATTAATTGTCCCTACAAATAATCTTACCGATAAGAGATTCTCAGGAGTTAACAATCACATCACACTCTGTTTAACCTTAATTAACATTTTTTAGTGCTTTCAATCCAGATAGTTTTCATAAATTTGTATCATCCTTTCCGAGAGGATTAGGTTTTCATAGATTAAAATGGGTTAGATTGAAGTCCGGGGTGGTTCCCGGACTTTTTCATTTACAGCTATCCAAGGCTTACGACAAAAGCCAACCTACTCTATTGTTTTCTGGCTATTCGCATTGATAAACAATACATTGCCTAAAGAATCATATCCTTTAAAAAGTTCCTCTTTTTCATGCTTCAGCGCTTCACCTCTAAATCCAACAATCGTTAATCCGGCATCAGCCGAACGCTTATTGATTACCTCTTTGGCCGCAACATTTTCCTGTTCATGAATAATTTCGATATTCGAAGTTGTTATAGGCAGTCGGCCCGAAACGACCAGTTCATCCAATTGCTTTCTGGTTTCATTGGCCTGTTCCTTTTTGCAGATATTGAATATCTTAATGTCCGCCTTTTTCCAATCAGAATGACCCGCAATAATAAAACTAAGTAGAATCATCAGATTCGCATTGTCGGTATCCGAAGATTTAATCCAGACATGGATATTGTTTTTAAAATTAATCCTCCGTGAAGAACTGCCCAGAATACAGAAATCAAAATTACCTGCACGGGCTAATGAATAATTATCAATGATTAAATTCAAGCGATCAGGATTTTCTTTATTAAACTCGAAAATCACCATATTATTTTCCATTCCCGCCACACCAGGAAGCTGAATTGCTTGCGCTATCGCTGAAGTATAAGATGGCGAAATAATGGTATCGACGTAAACATGATTCTCTATTTTATCGAAACTTTTAATTAATCGATCCAATTCTTGCTGCGACTGCCGATAGGTAGCTTTCGAGTAATATCCCTCAATTCGATGCAAATAAGTTCCAAACCCATATTTGTACGATATCCAATTGAGAAGCTCAAAGGCTGTGTCCCTCTCAAAAGATTCTTTCGATATACAAATAGCACTTGGTCTCCATTCCCGGGTTTTTCTCTTTCTTGTTTTCTGTAAAAAAACCTGCATATTTCTATTTAGCTGATAAAGAGAATTTAAAAATATTGATTCCAGTCCATTTCTATTTTTATGATATCGATTAATAAACAAATAAAGTAATATCATTACTGATACCGCTGCTAATGCATACAAAAAGTTAATCTTGAACATCACCCATACTGATGTTATAAAGCCGATCAAAGACAACACCCACTTCGATTTAAAAGAAGGTCGGTAACTTGGCGATGATCCAAAATGATTTAAAACAGATATTAAACACAAGGAACCATAAGTCACCATAAAAAACATAGAAATAATTTGAGCAACTGCATTCACATCGCCTAAAACCACAAATACCATTGCAATTACGCAGGTAATTAATGATGCATTTATGGGTTCATTATCTGATTCTCTACCTTTTGCCAACCATTTATTCAATGGTTTAGAAGGAAAAGAACGATCGATTGATAGTGCTTGAAGTGTGCGTGGTGCAACCATTACTGAGCCTAATGCTGATGATATTGTTGATGCGGCCAAACCTAATGGAATTACCAAACTTCCGCCTATGGCAATTTTTGCCATTATCAACTGCTCTCCTATTAAATCGGCACTACTAACAGAAAATGCCAACTTATACACCACAAAAAAGTAAATAACCATTCCAATTAAAGTAGCCGAGGTTGTTCCCAAAGGAATTGATTTGGATGGATTTTTCAAATCTCCTGATAAACCAACTCCGGCAGTCATCCCTGTAAATGCGGGAAATATAATCGCAAATACAACAAAAAAGCTATCCGTATTCCTAAAGTCCGCATTCATCAAATTAAATTCGGAAACAGAAGCATGATCTGTTGTTCCCAAGAAAAATAGCAAGAGTGAAACCATTAATATGGCAATCACAAAATACAAAGCTTTCACACCTAGATTGGCTCCTTTTTTCAGAATTAGTATCGACAAGAAAAACATGGCGGGAACACTTATCACCTGTCGTGGCAATGCATACCCGAATGTGTTAAAAGCCCAGTTAAATACAGGTTCAAAAGCTTCTGTGAAAGCAATTACATAAAAAGCAACACTTATTGCCTGCGAAAAAAACAAGGCGATTCCTATTGTCGCACCAATATTTAGACCAAACGAACGGGAAATTATAAAATATTCTCCACCTCCTTCAACGCGTTTATTTGTTGCCAGCTCCGAAATAGCCAGAGCCGTTGGAATTGTTACCAAATGACCAAGAAGAACAACTAAGATTACGCCCCAAAAACCAAGAGTTCCAACGGCAAATCCAAAACGAAGAAATAAAATCGCACCTAATATGGTCGAAATAGCCGTAAAAAAGACCGGAGCAGTTCCAAATTTGTGAGAAGAAGAATTTGTGGGCATAGACTTTAAGTGTGAAAATTTGTTTATTAAAAATAACAAAAATTCACCATTAATAATGTGTACAATTGACTGATCTACGAAATAACACGAAGGTCTTAAAAATTATCACCACAATGCGGTTGAAATAAACTCATATTCTGTGTATCTTCTGATAATTTATTGAAAATGAAGAATGCATTAAAATCTGCAATAGGCTTACGATTCACTATTACATGAAAGAAAAAATTGTTTTAATCACGGGAGCTTCCTCTGGAATTGGCAAAGCCTCAGCTCTGCTTTTTCTAAAAAAAGGATACACCGTATATGCAACAGCTCCATCGACCAATGCAATGATGGATCTGGAGGCTAAAGGTGCACGAATTCTGCAACTAGATATCACTAATGCTGAAAATTGCAGGCAAGTTGTAAATCATATTTATAAAAAATCAGAACGCGTAGACATCTTAGTAAACAATGCAGGCTTTGGCCTATACGGCGCAATTGAAGATGTTCCTATGGCTGATGCACGACAGCAATTCGAGGTCAACCTTTTTGGTTTAATGCAACTTACTCAAATGATTCTACCCAAAATGAGAGTGAATTGTAACGGAAGAATTATTAATATCAGCTCTATACTTGGAAGAATGACACTTCCCATGGGTGGATGGTATCACGCATCAAAATATGCATTGGAAGGAATTTCGGATTGCCTCCGACAAGAGCTTAGATCATTTGGAGTGAAAGTAATTCTAATTAATCCTGGTGCAATCGAATCTGAATGGGCAGATATTGCCTTATCCAAAGCAATTGAATATTCAAAGAACACCGCTTATGGAACCATGACTGAACGGCTTGAGAACCTTCTTCTAAAATCAAGGAAAATTCAAGTAAAAACAGAGAAAGTTGCAGAAGTGATTGTGAATGCAAGCGAATCAAGAAATCCACGAATCAGATACATCGTACCCACACATGCTAAACTAATTTGGTTGCTTAGAAAAATTATCACCGAAAATAGTTTTGATTATTTTAAGAGAAGGTTCTTTAAATTTAATTATCCTTATAAATAATAGCATCCTCTATTTTAGAGTATTTTAACATTTACTTCATTAACAATTTGTAATCCAAACTCTTAAATTCCGTAAGTTTGGTATCCATAAAGATTAAAAAATGAGCATAAACCAACCAGCTAGTCAAAATAAACTGCTTAACGGTGTTCGTCCAAGTAGAATTGTATATCCTAT contains:
- a CDS encoding APC family permease, encoding MPTNSSSHKFGTAPVFFTAISTILGAILFLRFGFAVGTLGFWGVILVVLLGHLVTIPTALAISELATNKRVEGGGEYFIISRSFGLNIGATIGIALFFSQAISVAFYVIAFTEAFEPVFNWAFNTFGYALPRQVISVPAMFFLSILILKKGANLGVKALYFVIAILMVSLLLFFLGTTDHASVSEFNLMNADFRNTDSFFVVFAIIFPAFTGMTAGVGLSGDLKNPSKSIPLGTTSATLIGMVIYFFVVYKLAFSVSSADLIGEQLIMAKIAIGGSLVIPLGLAASTISSALGSVMVAPRTLQALSIDRSFPSKPLNKWLAKGRESDNEPINASLITCVIAMVFVVLGDVNAVAQIISMFFMVTYGSLCLISVLNHFGSSPSYRPSFKSKWVLSLIGFITSVWVMFKINFLYALAAVSVMILLYLFINRYHKNRNGLESIFLNSLYQLNRNMQVFLQKTRKRKTREWRPSAICISKESFERDTAFELLNWISYKYGFGTYLHRIEGYYSKATYRQSQQELDRLIKSFDKIENHVYVDTIISPSYTSAIAQAIQLPGVAGMENNMVIFEFNKENPDRLNLIIDNYSLARAGNFDFCILGSSSRRINFKNNIHVWIKSSDTDNANLMILLSFIIAGHSDWKKADIKIFNICKKEQANETRKQLDELVVSGRLPITTSNIEIIHEQENVAAKEVINKRSADAGLTIVGFRGEALKHEKEELFKGYDSLGNVLFINANSQKTIE
- a CDS encoding oxidoreductase translates to MKEKIVLITGASSGIGKASALLFLKKGYTVYATAPSTNAMMDLEAKGARILQLDITNAENCRQVVNHIYKKSERVDILVNNAGFGLYGAIEDVPMADARQQFEVNLFGLMQLTQMILPKMRVNCNGRIINISSILGRMTLPMGGWYHASKYALEGISDCLRQELRSFGVKVILINPGAIESEWADIALSKAIEYSKNTAYGTMTERLENLLLKSRKIQVKTEKVAEVIVNASESRNPRIRYIVPTHAKLIWLLRKIITENSFDYFKRRFFKFNYPYK